ATTTCATGAAAAGCCTCCATAGAGAAACCATTCCATGTGTGTTTACATAAAGGAGAGATTCTGACATATAGTACTAATGACAATGCATTAATCCAATAAGAGATTGCATTTGCCATGGCTGCACCTCTATTTCCAAGACCTGATTTAAACACCATAAACCAACATATGAACAAGTGTAGTAATGTTGTTATTCCTGTAGTGATCATCATTGGAACAACATTGTTCTGTGTTAGCAAGAACTTGTTGTGGCATTGAGTAACAGCATAAGCGAAAATGCTCGGTATCATGAACCGAGCATATCGACCAGCCTCTGCAGATATCTCAGGATcttgacccaagaacaaaaGGATTTGGCCTGCATTGAACCATATAATAGCCAAAGGAATGCTTACAGCTAGAAGAACAATCATTCCTCTCTGCATGTGTATACCAAGCAGGTGATATTGTTTTGCTCCATAGGATTGCCCACAGAATGTATCTAAGGCATTTGCCATTCCAATCTATCCAAACATGATATTAGAATATAAACAAAAACAGGGCTATGATTTACAGCCAGAAAAAGGGACAAAAGGGTCTTCATCAATTGGTACAAGACTTCTATAACATATGAACAaagtaaaataagataagaaaaATGAGAGCATACCAGCAAGCTGAAACCAGTTACTGAAGCAAAAGAAGTGGCCATGGAAGCTCCAGCTAGTGGTAATTCTCCAAGATGACCCACAAACATGACTGAAATCACCTGCAAACTGTATGTTAAGAGATTAACACATATCAAGGGACCTGCTAATTTAAGCTGCTGCTTCACCTCAGCAACAATATCATCATCCTTGTTCAGGTCTTTTCTCAAATGGGTTGTATTCACTTCAGTGATTGATGGTAAAAGGCTTGCCCTCTgctcttcttccatatccataTTCATGGTTTTGTCTAGCTCAAACAACTGATA
This Cannabis sativa cultivar Pink pepper isolate KNU-18-1 chromosome 6, ASM2916894v1, whole genome shotgun sequence DNA region includes the following protein-coding sequences:
- the LOC133038712 gene encoding protein DETOXIFICATION 16-like isoform X3, encoding MNMDMEEEQRASLLPSITEVNTTHLRKDLNKDDDIVAEVKQQLKLAGPLICVNLLTYSLQVISVMFVGHLGELPLAGASMATSFASVTGFSLLIGMANALDTFCGQSYGAKQYHLLGIHMQRGMIVLLAVSIPLAIIWFNAGQILLFLGQDPEISAEAGRYARFMIPSIFAYAVTQCHNKFLLTQNNVVPMMITTGITTLLHLFICWFMVFKSGLGNRGAAMANAISYWINALSLVLYVRISPLCKHTWNGFSMEAFHEIPKFLRLSIPSAVMSTLKIWSFEMMVLLSGLLPNPKLETSVLSISLNTATLVYMLPLGLGGVIREASNSSLSIMCRAMHGCYRRHLGGCCLDLRPSNLGVLLQQRRRSCEICWKNADFDLNFPFL
- the LOC133038712 gene encoding protein DETOXIFICATION 16-like isoform X1 gives rise to the protein MNMDMEEEQRASLLPSITEVNTTHLRKDLNKDDDIVAEVKQQLKLAGPLICVNLLTYSLQVISVMFVGHLGELPLAGASMATSFASVTGFSLLIGMANALDTFCGQSYGAKQYHLLGIHMQRGMIVLLAVSIPLAIIWFNAGQILLFLGQDPEISAEAGRYARFMIPSIFAYAVTQCHNKFLLTQNNVVPMMITTGITTLLHLFICWFMVFKSGLGNRGAAMANAISYWINALSLVLYVRISPLCKHTWNGFSMEAFHEIPKFLRLSIPSAVMSTLKIWSFEMMVLLSGLLPNPKLETSVLSISLNTATLVYMLPLGLGGVISTRVSNELGAGRPRIARLALCVALCMVATEGTSVGAVLILGRRIWGYCYSREEEVVKYVGKMLILISISHFFDGIQCVLSGSVRGLGMQKIGAYVNLAAYYVMGIPIAIVLAFVFHIGGKGLWIGIIVALIMQALCLAIITICTDWEKEVNNASDRVHGTKVAISDELS
- the LOC133038712 gene encoding protein DETOXIFICATION 16-like isoform X2, which gives rise to MNMDMEEEQRASLLPSITEVNTTHLRKDLNKDDDIVAEVISVMFVGHLGELPLAGASMATSFASVTGFSLLIGMANALDTFCGQSYGAKQYHLLGIHMQRGMIVLLAVSIPLAIIWFNAGQILLFLGQDPEISAEAGRYARFMIPSIFAYAVTQCHNKFLLTQNNVVPMMITTGITTLLHLFICWFMVFKSGLGNRGAAMANAISYWINALSLVLYVRISPLCKHTWNGFSMEAFHEIPKFLRLSIPSAVMSTLKIWSFEMMVLLSGLLPNPKLETSVLSISLNTATLVYMLPLGLGGVISTRVSNELGAGRPRIARLALCVALCMVATEGTSVGAVLILGRRIWGYCYSREEEVVKYVGKMLILISISHFFDGIQCVLSGSVRGLGMQKIGAYVNLAAYYVMGIPIAIVLAFVFHIGGKGLWIGIIVALIMQALCLAIITICTDWEKEVNNASDRVHGTKVAISDELS